GTTGGGCGGTGAACATGGTAAAGCAGAGATGCCATTCCATTAAAGCCTTCGGTGCCATACAATTGTTCGTAATAATGCTTGCCTTTAGGACTTTTAAATACCGTATGGCGCTTATGGGGGATGTTTCCGAGTTTATGGTAAACAGGCATGATATTGTTTTATATGATTCAAAATTACTAATTACAAGGCAGTAATAAAAATGATCTTTATCAGATGGATTTTGCAGACTCGTTGGTCATGTAAGATCAATGTTTTGAAGGGTTAAAGGTAAAGCCATCCCTGTTTTTCAGCAATTCCTTCAGGTTGTACTACTACGCTCATTGCTTGGGAAACATTGAGCTCTTTGAAAGCATCGTAAAATAAGGGTTTTGTTTAATAAATTGTCGCATAAGCTACGTAGTACGCAGTAATTAAGGGGCTGTAAGATTCACATTTACACTGCACCCGTTTTTATCTGTAATATTTATGGAATAATTGCCTGAGCAGAGGTGATTTTTATATCTTTTGTCATATCCATCCGGCCACAAATATGTGTATGGATTTGTGCCACCTGTGGCATTTACCATTATCCATTCTTTGCAACCGCAGCCGGTGCAGTTGGCGGTGCCTTTGGTGAATTTGGCAACTAAGTTACAAGCTGCACATTGCGTTACAGTTATATAATTGGTTTTTGTTAAACTGTCTTTTTTACAAACCGTGGTAACCACTAATTTAACATCATATGCGCCAACACCAGCAAATGTAACTATTGGTTTTACAGCGCTTGATGTTGAAGGGCTACCTCCCGTAAATTTCCATTGATATTTATAGCCTGTGGTATCGCAGGAATTGGCTACTGATGGGGTAAAAGTAACCGGTACATTTACACATGCACTTGTTGTGTTTGCAATATAATCTAAGGCAAGTATTTTTCCTTCACATATATTGGCACATATTGACGTTATAAATGCATCATATTTTTCACCACCATACTTTGTTTGAAAGGCACCTGAAGATACGGGATATCCTCCATCTGTTGTACCAGTAATATAGAGTGAATTTCCAAATATAGTTACCATTTTTCCGGACCCAAAGCCATCCGAATCATCCTCTCCGGTGCCGCCTATGTATGTGGAACAAATCTTTTTACCAAGAGGGCTAAATTTTACTATTAGTTGATCTTCTGGAATTCCTCCTCCATTCGGACTAGGATTCGTATTTGATCCTCCATTAAACTCCGGCTGATAGGAGCAAGCATCAATAAGATTAGCCCCCGGTTGATCCTCAATTTCCATAAGCAGGTAAACATTATTGCTTCCATCAGTTGTCAGGCTAAAGCCTATCTCGTCTTGAATACCCCCGCAATAAGTAGCCCATTGCATAACCCCAAATGAGTTAAATTTCACTAGATAGGCATCACCCATGTTAAAAATGCCCAGCCCTCCGAAAACAACTTGTTGAACTATATTAGGGCCATTAGCTCCAACAGGAAAAGCACCCCCAGTACCTCCTGTAATTATGACATTGTCTGAAAAGTCGATGGCGATACCGCTACCATAAATATATTCTAATTGATTTCCCCCATAATATGTAGCCCAGAGGCGGTTGCCATTGGGGCCAAACTTCACCACAAAAGCATCAAAGACTCCTCCTCCATAGGACGTCTGCCATGTAACGTTTGGACCCCCTGCATTAGTGGCAGAAAAACTTCCTCCACCCGTACATCCTGTAATTAATATGTTTCCCGCATTGTCTGTAGCAATGCCGTTACCATAGTCATTTTTATCACCCCCATAATAGGTGGCCCAAAGTCTGTTTCCATTGGGATCAAATTTTACCACGAATGCATCATTCAACCCTCCTCCAAAAATGTTTTGCCATGTAATATTTAATCCTCCGGCATTAGTAGCTGAAAATGTGCCACCTCTAGTGGTCCCAACAATTATAACATTTCCTAAATTGTCGGTGGCAATGCCCTCACCTTGAACCCACTCATCACCACCGTAATATGTAGCCCAAAGCCTTTTGCCATTGGAATCGAACTTTACTACGAAAGCAGTAGCATATGTACCTACATAAATGGCCTGCCATGTAACATTTACTCCTCCAGCATTTGTGGCCGGAAATCCCCCATAATTCTCTCCGGTAATTATAATATTACCTGCGTTATCTGTGGCAATGTCATTAGCTTGATCCCATTGATTACCTCCATAATAGGTAGCCCAAAGGCGATTTCCATTTGGACCTAACTTAACAACAAAAGCATCAAATAATCCTCCTTTGTAGCTACTTTGCCATGTAATATTCAATCCTCCCGCATTCTTGGCTGGAAAAGTTCCACCTCTTGTCATCCCAGTAATAATAACATTTCCTGAATTGTCTGTGTCAATACCACTGCTTAAATCGAAGTTGTTTCCCCCATAATAAGTAGCCCAGGGGTCGATCACTAAAGGGTGTTCCTGGTTCCAGGTTCCAAGCTCAAAGGTTACTTCGTAGATATGAGATTTGAGACATGAGATATGAGAATTATTTGTAGTGTTGTTTTTTTCTCTCACATCTAACATCTCATATAATTTGTACTCAGCTTTTACATCAACTACTTTTCCATTTATTACCTGGTACACTTTTGGGATTGATTCAGTAAATTCATTTACGCTGGTTTTAATGACCAGGTCACCTTCGCGATTTAGGTATATGCTTTCAGCACCTTTCCAGTGAAGTTTTATTTGGCTTGGGTCGGCATGTGGTTTTACAATGAGGTCGTATTTTATTCCGTTTGTTTTGTCGCCGTAATACGCCATATCAATACCGTTGTAAATATTTTTATAGGTTATTTTATTGTATTGCTTTACATGGGTAATGCCTTGTGGGCAATAAGCATAGTAAAAATTCTGGTAGCCGTCTACTTCTTCTTCATTTATGAGCTTTGGGTTTGTAGTTGAACCTTCAAAGTCCATATCAACACGGTGTACTTTAAAGTTTTCTTTTTGCAGTAGTTCCTTTTTCTTTTTATGTTCGTCCATTTCGGTTATAGTCCCTGCTTTTATTAAATCTTCAACTTGTTCATCTATATTATGCATTACCTCGCCCATATTACTGTATACGTAGCTTATGCCTGTTTTACGCAGATATATGTCAGCTCCGGCGGTTTCACCTTTGTACAAAACATCCGGGCAAAGTTTGCCTTCCATATCGGCTATCTGGCCTTTGTTGGGGGTGAAGCATAGGCCACTGCCGTTTAAAAGATTACGGGTTTCAGGTTCAAGGTTCCGGATTAGTGTGTTTTTTGAAACAACATTATTTTGGGCATGGCTATGACCCATTAATAATAAAGTTAAACCGATGAAGGGTTGCAACCTTAGTTTGAGTGATGTGCTTTTTTTTTGTCTCATAATTTATTTAGTTAAGCTATAGAAAAGTTACTATTACAAGTTTACTTTGTACTACTTAGTAAGTCAAATTACTTTTCTAAAAAAGGTGTGCTAATGAATATGAAATTTATTAGCCACTATTAAATTATTTCGTAGTTCTCTACCGGGTTATTTCCTACATTAGTAATCAAAATTATTGAAAAATGAAATCAACCCCGGATGAATTGTTCCTGCTTATAAAATCACTAACAGCTCAGGAAAAGCTTTATTTTAAAGCATTCAGCGTAAATAAAAGGGAGCGCAGTAAGTCATCCGGTTATCTTCAACTATTTAATGTAATGAATAGAATGAAGGTGTTCGATAAAAAAAAGCTGCGATCGAATCTTGAAAAAATTGGTTTTAAAAACACTATTAAGGAATCAAAAAGGCGTGCTACTGAGGCAATATTAAAGAGTTTGACGGACTACAATCCGAAGTTGAACAAAGATATTGAACTGCAGCAGTTAATTCATCGCATCCATGTTTTGGTAGAAAAGAAATTATTGGATATGGCATTTAAATTGTTGGTAAAGGCAAAAAAAATCGCGTTGGATAATGAGCGCTATTCGCAGTTATTAATTCTTTCCGGTCTGGAAGAAAGTATATTGAGGGAGAAATCAGATGTGAGCGCATTCGAAAATTACAATAAATCGGAGGCTGAAAAAAAAGTCAAGTACTCCGAATGCCTAAAAAATGTTTCCGAGTATAAAAATTTATCTCTTTTACTTTCTCCTATTATACTTCAGCAATCGAAAAGCAATGCCGAAGATCATACTAAAACAATCAGGCAAATTCTTCGGCATACTTTGTTACAAAATCCGGCGAGTGCAATCACTCTCCAATCATTGGAGCTCTATTATTACATAAAATTCCGCTGTTCCTTTTTGCTGAATAAAATCGGTGACGATGATTATAACGATCAAATGAATTGGCTAGCTTGCATTGAAAGAGATAAGTCGAAACTGGCAAATTATCGATCAAGTTATCTTATTACGATTAGTAACCTGATTGTTGCAATTCGTTTTACTGGCAAAGTTGAGAAACTCGACTTCATATTTAATAAAGCCCTTTTACTTATTCAATCAATTCCGGAAATTGAAAAAACTTCACGTCTAT
This Bacteroidota bacterium DNA region includes the following protein-coding sequences:
- a CDS encoding SBBP repeat-containing protein; this translates as MRQKKSTSLKLRLQPFIGLTLLLMGHSHAQNNVVSKNTLIRNLEPETRNLLNGSGLCFTPNKGQIADMEGKLCPDVLYKGETAGADIYLRKTGISYVYSNMGEVMHNIDEQVEDLIKAGTITEMDEHKKKKELLQKENFKVHRVDMDFEGSTTNPKLINEEEVDGYQNFYYAYCPQGITHVKQYNKITYKNIYNGIDMAYYGDKTNGIKYDLIVKPHADPSQIKLHWKGAESIYLNREGDLVIKTSVNEFTESIPKVYQVINGKVVDVKAEYKLYEMLDVREKNNTTNNSHISCLKSHIYEVTFELGTWNQEHPLVIDPWATYYGGNNFDLSSGIDTDNSGNVIITGMTRGGTFPAKNAGGLNITWQSSYKGGLFDAFVVKLGPNGNRLWATYYGGNQWDQANDIATDNAGNIIITGENYGGFPATNAGGVNVTWQAIYVGTYATAFVVKFDSNGKRLWATYYGGDEWVQGEGIATDNLGNVIIVGTTRGGTFSATNAGGLNITWQNIFGGGLNDAFVVKFDPNGNRLWATYYGGDKNDYGNGIATDNAGNILITGCTGGGSFSATNAGGPNVTWQTSYGGGVFDAFVVKFGPNGNRLWATYYGGNQLEYIYGSGIAIDFSDNVIITGGTGGAFPVGANGPNIVQQVVFGGLGIFNMGDAYLVKFNSFGVMQWATYCGGIQDEIGFSLTTDGSNNVYLLMEIEDQPGANLIDACSYQPEFNGGSNTNPSPNGGGIPEDQLIVKFSPLGKKICSTYIGGTGEDDSDGFGSGKMVTIFGNSLYITGTTDGGYPVSSGAFQTKYGGEKYDAFITSICANICEGKILALDYIANTTSACVNVPVTFTPSVANSCDTTGYKYQWKFTGGSPSTSSAVKPIVTFAGVGAYDVKLVVTTVCKKDSLTKTNYITVTQCAACNLVAKFTKGTANCTGCGCKEWIMVNATGGTNPYTYLWPDGYDKRYKNHLCSGNYSINITDKNGCSVNVNLTAP